A single region of the Lycium barbarum isolate Lr01 chromosome 2, ASM1917538v2, whole genome shotgun sequence genome encodes:
- the LOC132627380 gene encoding probable choline kinase 1, whose protein sequence is MAVKTVERIFPEELMKLLLSLATKWGDVWDLKNLKVHHLSGAMTNEVYRLSWPTKNENVSRRVLVRMYGEGVEKFFNRDEEIRAFECLSKKGQGPKLLGQFSNGRVEEFIHARTLSAEDLRDSEISSSIAAKLREFHNLDMPGSKNVILWDRLRKWLNEARGLCSPEHLKEFSLCNLEKEISLLEKELPTESQDIVFCHNDMQYGNIMVDETTKAITIIDYEYGGYNPIAYDFANHFCEMTANYHTDTPHIMHFNTYPDLEERQRFVRAYLSSSGHQPSDEEVKKLTDEAEKYTLANHLFWGLWGVISAYVNNIEFDYMEYARGRFKQYWLRKPELLGASDDLLHVDGSAEPKPHSPQLLCVKNVH, encoded by the exons ATGGCGGTGAAGACAGTTGAAAGGATTTTTCCAGAGGAATTGATGAAATTACTTCTATCTTTAGCAACAAAATGGGGAGATGTGTGGGATCTAAAGAACTTGAAAGTTcatcatttgagtggtgctatgACTAATGAGGTCTATAGGTTAAGTTGGCCTACTAAGAACGAAAACGTATCGAGGAGAGTTTTGGTTCGAATGTATGGTGAAGGAGTAGAGAAATTCTTCAATAGGGATGAAGAGATTAGAGCTTTTGAGTGCTTGTCAAAGAAGGGTCAAGGACCTAAGCTTCTTGGTCAGTTTTCAAATGGTAGAGTTGAAGAGTTTATTCATGCAAGG ACACTATCTGCTGAAGATCTTCGTGACTCGGAGATCTCTTCTTCAATAGCTGCAAAACTGAGAGAGTTTCATAACCTTGACATGCCTGGTTCAAAGAATGTCATTTTATGGGACCGTCTCAG AAAGTGGCTAAATGAGGCGAGGGGTCTGTGCTCCCCTGAACATCTAAAGGAGTTCTCGTTATGTAATCTAGAGAAGGAAATCAGCTTATTGGAGAAGGAACTTCCAACAGAGTCTCAAGATATTGTCTTTTGCCACAATGACATGCAGTATGGTAATATAATGGTGGACGAAACAACGAAGGCCATTACTATCATT GACTATGAGTATGGTGGTTATAATCCAATTGCTTATGACTTTGCGAACCACTTCTGTGAAATGACTGCAAATTATCATACTGATACCCCTCATATCATGCACTTCAATACTTACCCTG ATTTAGAGGAACGACAGCGATTTGTACGCGCATATCTTAGTTCTTCTG GCCATCAACCCAGTGATGAGGAAGTAAAGAAACTTACAGACGAAGCAGAGAAATATACGCTTGCCAATCACTTATTTTGGGGATTGTGGGGAGTCATCTCG GCATATGTTAATAATATCGAGTTTGACTACATGGAATATGCGAGGGGAAGGTTCAAACAATATTGGTTGAGAAAACCTGAACTCTTAGGTGCTTCAGATGACTTGTTGCATGTGGATGGTTCAGCTGAACCAAAACCACATTCTCCCCAATTGCTTTGTGTCAAAAATGTACATTAA